One Rhodanobacteraceae bacterium DNA segment encodes these proteins:
- a CDS encoding monovalent cation/H+ antiporter subunit D family protein — MSPHLQVLIVVIPLLAAPLAVMLRGDRAPWALATLVSWTLLAIALALVFQVQQHGTLSYALGGWAAPWGIEYRLDMANALVQLLVTLVAATVFPYARLSARREIDPDNHPGFYAALLLLLTGLLGITATGDAFNVFVFLEISSLSTYTLIALGRDRRALTSAFRYLVMGTVGATFFLIGVGLLYAMTGTLNMQDLAERLPAVAHTRTVITAVAFVVVGVCLKLALFPLHLWLPNAYTYAPSSVSALMAATSTKVAVYVLIRFLYDIFGVNFSFGQLPLSQVLAGLAVIGMLVASAVAINQSDVKKVLAYSSVAQIGYAVAGLALASTLGLTAALLHLFNHALMKGALFMALGAIAWRMGGTGIDQLKGLGRAMPWTLAAFVAGSLSLIGVPLTVGFISKWYLVLAALEQGWWWLVVAILTSSLMSVVYVWRVIEVAYFQPSESRDRTQEVPLGLLLPTWALVVANVYFGIDTRLTVGLAEQAARALTGVQP; from the coding sequence ATGAGTCCTCATCTGCAGGTCCTGATCGTGGTGATTCCTCTGCTGGCCGCGCCGCTGGCGGTGATGCTGCGAGGCGATCGCGCGCCTTGGGCGCTGGCCACCCTGGTCAGCTGGACCCTGCTCGCCATCGCTCTGGCGCTGGTGTTTCAGGTCCAGCAGCACGGCACGTTGAGCTACGCCCTGGGTGGCTGGGCGGCGCCGTGGGGCATCGAATACCGCCTGGACATGGCCAACGCTCTGGTGCAGTTGCTGGTGACCCTGGTCGCTGCCACGGTCTTTCCCTACGCCCGACTCAGCGCCCGACGTGAGATCGATCCCGACAACCATCCGGGCTTCTATGCCGCCCTGTTGCTGCTGCTGACCGGGCTGCTGGGCATTACCGCCACCGGCGACGCCTTCAATGTCTTCGTGTTCCTGGAAATCTCTTCGCTGTCGACCTACACCCTGATTGCCTTGGGTCGTGACCGACGGGCACTCACCAGTGCCTTTCGCTATCTGGTCATGGGTACTGTCGGCGCCACCTTCTTCCTGATCGGCGTCGGGCTGCTGTACGCCATGACCGGCACGCTCAACATGCAGGACCTCGCGGAACGCCTGCCGGCGGTGGCGCATACGCGCACCGTGATCACCGCAGTCGCTTTCGTCGTCGTCGGTGTCTGTCTGAAGCTCGCACTGTTTCCGCTGCACCTGTGGCTGCCCAACGCCTACACCTACGCGCCCTCGTCGGTTAGCGCGCTGATGGCCGCCACCTCCACCAAGGTAGCGGTCTATGTGTTGATTCGCTTCCTCTACGACATCTTCGGCGTGAATTTCTCCTTCGGCCAGCTACCCCTTTCGCAGGTGCTGGCTGGACTTGCAGTCATCGGCATGCTGGTGGCATCGGCGGTGGCCATCAACCAGAGTGATGTCAAGAAGGTACTGGCCTACTCCAGTGTGGCCCAGATCGGCTACGCGGTTGCCGGGCTGGCGCTGGCATCCACGCTGGGACTGACGGCGGCGCTTCTGCATCTGTTCAACCACGCCCTGATGAAAGGCGCGCTGTTCATGGCCTTGGGGGCCATCGCCTGGCGTATGGGCGGCACCGGCATCGACCAACTCAAGGGCTTGGGCCGAGCCATGCCCTGGACGCTGGCCGCTTTCGTCGCCGGCAGTCTGAGCCTGATCGGCGTACCGCTGACGGTAGGCTTCATCAGCAAGTGGTACCTGGTGCTGGCGGCACTGGAACAAGGCTGGTGGTGGCTGGTAGTCGCCATCCTGACCAGTTCGCTGATGTCGGTGGTTTACGTCTGGCGCGTCATCGAAGTCGCCTATTTCCAGCCTTCCGAATCGCGTGATCGCACTCAGGAGGTGCCGCTGGGGCTGCTGCTGCCGACCTGGGCGCTGGTGGTTGCCAATGTCTATTTCGGAATAGACACACGCCTGACGGTGGGACTGGCTGAACAGGCTGCTCGCGCACTCACCGGGGTGCAGCCATGA
- a CDS encoding monovalent cation/H+ antiporter subunit D family protein, translating to MSAQWHLLLCLLIPLAGGAGIVACRRWPNVREAVTLSTAVALFLSAISVLMDLNAGLTPRLMLAEPIPGVALALRAEPLGMMFALLASGLWIVTSVYAIGYMRAKREQNQTRFYLCFAIALSGAMGVALAENLFTLFVFYEMLTLSTYPLVSHAGDRNAVKGARTYLGILLATSIGLLLPAIVYTYSIAGTVSFTPGGILAGKAGQTEAALLLALFVLGVGKAAVMPVHRWLPAAMVAPTPVSALLHAVAVVKAGVFTITKVVIYIFGTDFLASIPAERLLVYLAGFTVISASVVALRQDNIKRLLAYSTISQLSYIVLAALVLTPFAEIGAAMHMVAHAFAKITLFFTAGAIYVAAGKTQVSQLDGIGLRMPLTMAAFTIGALSMVGVPPTAGFVSKWYMIAGAFQNDLYFVLAVLIISTALNAFYFLPIIHRAFFRVETVAPRIDHREAPWPMVAALVCTAALTILFFVFNGPAVDFEKAIVQMP from the coding sequence ATGAGCGCGCAGTGGCATCTGCTGCTGTGCCTGCTGATCCCGCTGGCCGGTGGTGCCGGCATCGTTGCCTGCAGGCGATGGCCGAACGTGCGCGAGGCAGTGACCCTGAGCACGGCGGTGGCCCTGTTCCTGAGCGCAATCTCGGTGTTGATGGATCTGAATGCGGGACTGACGCCGCGCCTGATGCTGGCTGAACCCATCCCGGGCGTCGCCCTCGCCTTGCGCGCTGAACCGCTGGGCATGATGTTTGCGCTGCTGGCCAGCGGTTTGTGGATAGTCACCTCGGTCTACGCCATTGGCTACATGCGCGCCAAAAGAGAGCAGAACCAGACCCGCTTCTACCTGTGCTTCGCCATCGCCCTTTCAGGTGCCATGGGCGTGGCGCTGGCGGAGAATCTGTTCACGCTGTTCGTGTTCTACGAGATGCTCACGCTGTCCACCTATCCGCTGGTGTCACACGCCGGGGATCGCAACGCCGTCAAGGGTGCGCGCACCTATCTCGGCATTCTGCTGGCCACCTCGATCGGATTGCTGCTGCCTGCCATCGTCTACACCTACAGTATCGCCGGCACGGTCAGCTTTACCCCGGGCGGCATCCTCGCCGGCAAGGCTGGCCAGACCGAGGCGGCGCTGCTGCTGGCACTGTTCGTGCTGGGCGTGGGCAAGGCGGCGGTGATGCCCGTGCACCGCTGGCTGCCGGCGGCCATGGTGGCGCCAACGCCGGTATCGGCACTGCTGCATGCAGTGGCCGTGGTCAAGGCCGGCGTGTTCACCATCACCAAGGTGGTCATCTACATCTTCGGCACCGATTTCCTGGCGAGCATCCCGGCCGAGCGCCTGCTGGTCTATCTGGCCGGATTCACCGTCATCTCGGCCTCGGTGGTAGCCCTGCGCCAGGACAACATCAAGCGCCTGCTGGCCTATTCCACGATCAGCCAACTGTCCTACATCGTGCTCGCGGCACTGGTGCTCACACCTTTCGCCGAAATCGGTGCGGCCATGCACATGGTGGCCCACGCCTTTGCCAAGATCACGCTGTTCTTCACCGCCGGCGCCATCTACGTCGCTGCCGGCAAGACCCAGGTATCGCAGCTGGACGGCATCGGTCTGCGCATGCCGCTGACCATGGCCGCCTTCACCATCGGCGCCCTGAGCATGGTTGGTGTGCCGCCCACGGCGGGCTTCGTGTCCAAGTGGTACATGATCGCCGGCGCCTTCCAGAACGATCTGTACTTCGTGCTGGCGGTGCTGATCATTTCCACCGCCCTCAACGCCTTCTACTTCCTGCCGATCATCCATCGGGCCTTCTTCCGGGTGGAGACCGTGGCTCCGCGGATCGACCACCGTGAGGCGCCCTGGCCCATGGTGGCGGCGCTGGTCTGCACTGCGGCACTGACCATCCTGTTCTTCGTATTCAACGGACCCGCCGTCGACTTCGAAAAAGCCATCGTGCAAATGCCATGA
- a CDS encoding cation:proton antiporter subunit C, producing the protein MTSLGLYNYWIVIGLMMIGLYTMISRGNLVKKLVGLNVFQTAVFFLYISIGFVHDGAVPILTEGVSLYSNPLPHVLILTAIVVGVATTALGLALVIRIKEAYGTVEEDELQQMDNDA; encoded by the coding sequence ATGACCTCTCTAGGCCTGTACAACTACTGGATCGTGATCGGCCTGATGATGATCGGCCTGTACACGATGATTTCACGCGGCAATCTGGTGAAGAAACTGGTGGGCCTGAACGTATTCCAGACCGCCGTGTTCTTTCTCTACATCAGCATCGGCTTTGTCCACGACGGCGCCGTGCCCATCCTGACCGAAGGCGTCAGCCTGTACTCCAATCCGCTGCCTCATGTGCTGATCCTGACCGCCATCGTGGTCGGAGTGGCGACGACGGCTCTGGGTCTGGCACTGGTCATCCGCATCAAGGAAGCCTACGGGACCGTGGAAGAGGACGAACTGCAGCAGATGGACAACGACGCATGA